Proteins encoded in a region of the Triticum dicoccoides isolate Atlit2015 ecotype Zavitan chromosome 3A, WEW_v2.0, whole genome shotgun sequence genome:
- the LOC119267016 gene encoding protein NRT1/ PTR FAMILY 6.1-like, with amino-acid sequence MEEPTHTPPRNKAKKEIKSPPPPPLTMSSLSLQRKKLGSHFLESDERRRFYGASAAIGTTPLDIRGAPIPERDLARTGGWVAAFFIFGNETAERMAYYGLSVNMVVFMFKVMHLPFAASANAVNNFLGISQPSSVLGGFLADAYLGRYWTIAAFTTLYLLGLIALTLCATLPALAPAQDGCDKLAMLLGGCAPAQRWQMAYLYTALYVTAFGAAGIRPCVSSFGADQFDDRSAGYKRRLDRFFNLFYLAVTVGAIAAFTLVVYIQMHRGWAAAFGALALAMGASNALFFAGTPLYRHKAPGGSPLTRVAQVLVAAFRKRNADFGDGSYVGLYEVAGAKSAIRGSGKIEHTDDFRWLDKAALRLDDDGEEEEEQEEDPWRLCTVTQVEEVKILVRLLPVPACTVMLSVVLTEFLTLSVQQAYTLNTGLLAGAVRLPVTCMPVFPCLAIFLVLALYYQTFAPLARRITGHPHGASQLQRVGLGLVFSILSVAWAGAFERYRRRYAVEHGYLGLFLTPMPGLSAYWLLIQYCLIGVAEVFCLVGLIEFLYQEAPDAMRSVGSAYAAVAGGMGCFMATALNNAVDAATGDPVNGRPSWLAQNINVGRFDYLYWLLAVLSTLNFAVFLYFASIYKYRTPPPTTAGTNGSSKGEVSVVSDHK; translated from the coding sequence ATGGAGGAGCCAACACATACACCACCGCGCAACAAGGCCAAGAAGGAGatcaagtcgccgccgccgccgcccctcacgaTGAGCTCGCTCTCGCTGCAGCGCAAGAAGCTCGGCTCCCACTTCCTCGAGAGCGACGAACGCCGCCGCTTCTACGGCGCGTCCGCTGCGATCGGCACGACGCCGCTGGACATCCGGGGCGCGCCGATCCCGGAGCGCGACCTCGCGCGCACGGGCGGCTGGGTGGCCGCCTTCTTCATCTTCGGCAACGAGACGGCGGAGCGGATGGCCTACTACGGCCTCAGCGTCAACATGGTGGTCTTCATGTTCAAGGTCATGCACCTCCCCTTCGCCGCCTCCGCCAACGCCGTCAACAACTTCCTCGGCATCTCCCAGCCCTCCTCCGTGCTCGGCGGCTTCCTCGCCGACGCCTACCTGGGCCGCTACTGGACCATCGCCGCCTTCACCACGCTCTACCTGCTGGGCCTCATCGCGCTCACGCTCTGCGCCACGCTGCCCGCGCTCGCGCCGGCGCAGGACGGGTGCGACAAGCTCGCCATGCTGCTCGGCGGCTGCGCGCCGGCCCAGCGGTGGCAGATGGCCTACCTCTACACGGCGCTCTACGTCACGGCGTTCGGCGCCGCGGGGATCCGGCCCTGCGTGTCCTCGTTCGGCGCCGACCAGTTCGACGACCGGAGCGCGGGCTACAAGCGCCGGCTCGACCGCTTCTTCAACCTCTTCTACCTCGCCGTCACGGTGGGCGCCATCGCCGCCTTCACGCTGGTGGTGTACATCCAGATGCACCGCGGCTGGGCGGCCGCGTTCGGCGCGCTGGCGCTGGCCATGGGCGCCTCCAACGCGCTCTTCTTCGCCGGCACGCCGCTGTACCGGCACAAGGCGCCCGGGGGCAGCCCGCTGACCAGGGTGGCGCAGGTGCTCGTGGCCGCCTTCCGGAAGCGGAACGCCGACTTCGGCGACGGCAGCTACGTGGGGCTGTACGAGGTGGCCGGGGCCAAGTCGGCGATCCGCGGCAGCGGCAAGATCGAGCACACGGACGACTTCCGGTGGCTGGACAAGGCGGCGCTCCGGCTcgacgacgacggcgaggaggaagaggagcaggaggaggacccGTGGCGGCTGTGCACGGTGACGCAGGTGGAGGAGGTGAAGATCCTGGTGCGGCTGCTGCCGGTGCCGGCGTGCACGGTGATGCTGAGCGTGGTGCTGACCGAGTTCCTGACGCTGTCGGTGCAGCAGGCGTACACGCTCAACACCGGGCTCCTCGCCGGCGCCGTGCGCCTCCCGGTGACGTGCATGCCGGTGTTCCCCTGCCTGGCCATCTTCCTGGTGCTGGCGCTCTACTACCAGACCTTCGCGCCGCTGGCCCGCCGGATCACCGGCCACCCGCACGGCGCGTCGCAGCTGCAGCGGGTCGGGCTGGGGCTCGTCTTCTCCATCCTCTCCGTGGCCTGGGCCGGCGCCTTCGAGCGGTACCGGCGGCGGTACGCGGTGGAGCACGGGTACCTGGGCCTGTTCCTGACGCCGATGCCGGGGCTGAGCGCCTACTGGCTGCTCATCCAGTACTGCCTCATCGGGGTCGCCGAGGTGTTCTGCCTCGTGGGGCTCATCGAGTTCCTCTACCAGGAGGCGCCCGACGCGATGCGCAGCGTGGGGTCGGCCTACGCGGCCGTCGCCGGCGGGATGGGCTGCTTCATGGCCACAGCGCTCAACAACGCCGTCGACGCGGCCACCGGCGACCCCGTGAACGGCAGGCCGTCGTGGCTGGCGCAGAACATCAACGTCGGGAGGTTCGACTACCTCTACTGGCTGCTCGCCGTGCTCAGCACGCTCAACTTCGCCGTCTTCCTCTACTTCGCCAGCATCTACAAGTACAGAAcgccgccgccgaccaccgccgGCACCAACGGCAGCAGCAAGGGGGAGGTCTCGGTGGTGTCCGACCACAAGTGA
- the LOC119271900 gene encoding LRR receptor-like serine/threonine-protein kinase RPK2 translates to SGNNFSGPIPAAYLASPTLRALNLTSNRLSGPIPFPPSSNSSSSSSPPCPALAHLRLAGNFLVGEIPSAVAQCRGLRVLDVSRNVLEGALPRALGRLAALRVLDVSRNSLTDRIPPELGNCRDLAVLVLTNLTSSAGDQPEFNAFLGGLPPEVVTNPALEVLWAPRANFDGRLPRYRNGSCRLRAVNLGQNYIGGPVPKWLGECGDLAFLDLSSNSLQGSMPAELMIGCMQYLNVSQNLLSGPLLSPVEGKCSSRLIGDDVVIQYYEGLVGLALIGNPFGSVLGDISNAALHDFSNNGFSGALPSLNLHLVGNYSYGLLLNSNMFNSTLSGGFFGFCKGANGVAVNLSGNRLSGSLDMLSSCTSLQSFEAGYNKFNGSISPGIGGLHLLRVLVLRTNNLSGEVPVRFGDLAALEVLDLSKNSVAGILPSHLADASSLKVVMLDHNRLSGSIPPSFSELAQLSVFDVSFNNLSGDIPYLRHSADCGFFVGNPLLSRCLGPNASAPSSVSTNHQKWTQRLGGHMTKSKYLVVIIAASATALVPFVVAVLLFFVCERRKRAKIEKFKKKAVVTFADAPAEINYDSIIQATSNFSIQNLIGTGGFGATYKAELAPGYLVAVKRLAMGRFQGLQQFDAEIATLGRIRHKNLVTLIGYHIGESDTFLIYNYLPGGNLESFIHEMGSRQVSWAEVYTIAMDVAQALAFLHGSCTPRIIHRDIKPSNILLDEDLNAYLSDFGLARLMEVTQTHATTDVAGTFGYVAPEYATTCRVSDKSDVYSFGVVLLELMSGKRSLDPSFSQFGDGFTIVAWGRMLMQEERTSEFFSPGLWDTSPKDRLTEMLKIAISCTSESLAVRLSMRQVAARLKQLRNDQ, encoded by the coding sequence TCCGGCAACAACTTCTCCGGCCCCATCCCCGCCGCCTACCTCGCGTCCCCGACCCTCCGCGCCCTCAACCTCACCTCCAACCGCCTCTCGGGGCCCATACCCTTCCCGccctcctccaactcctcctcctcctcctcgccgccctgcCCCGCGCTCGCCCACCTCCGCCTCGCCGGCAACTTCCTCGTCGGCGAAATCCCCTCCGCGGTGGCCCAATGCCGCGGCCTCCGCGTCCTCGACGTCTCCCGCAACGTCCTCGAGGGCGCCCTCCCGCGCGCCCTCGgccgcctcgccgccctccgcGTCCTCGACGTCTCCCGCAACAGCCTCACCGACAGGATCCCCCCGGAGCTCGGCAACTGCCGGGACCTCGCCGTTCTCGTGCTCACCAACCTCACTTCGTCTGCCGGGGACCAGCCGGAGTTCAACGCCTTCCTCGGCGGGCTACCTCCGGAGGTGGTCACCAACCCAGCGCTGGAGGTTCTCTGGGCACCAAGGGCCAACTTCGACGGCCGGCTGCCGAGGTACAGGAACGGTTCCTGCCGCCTCCGGGCGGTCAACCTTGGGCAGAACTATATTGGTGGTCCAGTGCCCAAATGGCTTGGGGAGTGTGGGGACTTGGCATTTCTTGATCTGAGCTCCAACAGCTTGCAGGGTTCCATGCCTGCTGAGTTGATGATAGGGTGTATGCAGTACCTCAATGTCAGCCAGAACTTACTGTCAGGGCCGCTCCTTTCGCCCGTTGAGGGCAAATGCTCAAGCCGTttgatcggtgatgatgttgtaatTCAGTACTATGAGGGATTGGTTGGGCTTGCGTTGATCGGTAACCCTTTTGGGTCTGTGCTTGGGGACATTAGCAATGCTGCTCTCCATGATTTCAGCAACAATGGCTTTAGCGGGGCGTTACCATCTCTTAACTTGCATCTGGTTGGAAATTACTCCTATGGCTTGCTGCTCAACAGCAATATGTTCAACAGCACGCTTTCTGGTGGGTTTTTCGGGTTCTGCAAGGGTGCAAATGGGGTAGCAGTCAATTTGAGTGGCAATCGGTTGTCGGGCAGTCTTGATATGCTGTCAAGCTGTACATCTCTTCAAAGTTTCGAGGCTGGCTACAACAAGTTCAATGGGTCAATATCTCCTGGAATTGGTGGCCTGCATTTGCTGCGTGTCCTGGTCTTGAGGACAAACAATTTATCAGGCGAGGTCCCTGTGCGGTTTGGTGATTTGGCTGCTCTGGAGGTTCTGGATTTATCAAAAAATTCTGTGGCAGGTATCCTGCCATCACATTTAGCTGATGCATCAAGCCTTAAAGTAGTGATGCTTGACCACAACAGGCTCTCAGGAAGCATCCCTCCCAGTTTCAGTGAACTGGCTCAACTGTCGGTGTTTGATGTCTCGTTCAACAACCTATCAGGTGACATTCCCTATCTAAGGCACTCTGCTGACTGCGGTTTCTTTGTTGGCAATCCCCTGCTGTCCCGGTGTCTGGGTCCAAATGCATCTGCACCATCATCAGTATCAACCAATCACCAGAAATGGACTCAAAGATTGGGTGGCCACATGACCAAATCCAAGTATCTGGTGGTAATTATAGCTGCGTCTGCAACTGCTCTAGTGCCTTTTGTTGTTGCAGTCCTCCTCTTCTTTGTGTGTGAGAGAAGGAAAAGAGCAAAAATTGAAAAATTTAAGAAGAAAGCGGTAGTAACATTTGCTGATGCTCCTGCTGAGATTAACTATGACAGCATTATCCAAGCAACAAGTAACTTCAGTATCCAGAACCTGATTGGTACTGGTGGTTTTGGTGCTACCTACAAGGCTGAGCTGGCTCCTGGTTATCTTGTAGCAGTGAAGAGGCTAGCCATGGGGCGTTTCCAAGGTCTCCAGCAGTTTGATGCAGAAATCGCAACTCTTGGAAGAATTCGGCACAAGAATCTCGTTACACTTATTGGGTACCACATTGGAGAATCGGACACTTTCCTGATCTACAACTATCTCCCCGGTGGCAACCTTGAGAGCTTTATACATGAGATGGGTAGCAGACAAGTGTCCTGGGCTGAGGTTTACACCATAGCCATGGATGTTGCACAGGCCCTGGCTTTCCTTCACGGCTCCTGCACACCTCGGATCATTCACCGAGACATCAAGCCTAGCAATATTCTGCTGGATGAGGATCTGAATGCGTACTTGTCAGATTTTGGTTTGGCGAGATTGATGGAAGTTACACAAACACACGCCACAACTGATGTTGCTGGGACCTTTGGCTATGTTGCACCTGAATATGCGACCACCTGCAGAGTCTCCGACAAGTCTGACGTTTACAGTTTTGGAGTTGTTCTTCTAGAGTTGATGTCAGGCAAGAGGTCCTTGGATCCCTCGTTCTCACAGTTTGGCGATGGTTTTACGATCGTAGCATGGGGAAGGATGCTGATGCAGGAAGAGCGCACCAGTGAATTCTTCTCTCCGGGACTATGGGATACATCGCCAAAGGACAGATTGACTGAGATGCTAAAGATCGCTATATCGTGCACCTCAGAGTCACTAGCGGTTCGGCTATCAATGAGGCAGGTTGCAGCAAGGTTGAAGCAATTGAGGAATGACCAATGA